The Methanocella arvoryzae MRE50 DNA window AGACTTCAACCGCCTGGGTGCAACGATATTGAAGTTAATATACTTGTATGAGCCTGGCGACGGGCTTTCCCTCAGGATAAAAAGCCTTGCGGTTGGAATTAATAAGACTGAGAAAGCAGATGGCTGGTGCCGGCCGGGCAAGTTGCGGTCAGCCCGGCAGCAGAAGGAGTGAGATCGCCCGGGAGGAGGCGATCTAAAAGGCGGTGCTATAGAGTTAAAACAATGTCCAAGCGGGTGATTTCCTTACCCGCCAGACACCCCCGGGTTGAGCCCGTAGAGGCTCTGCCTGGCGTCCTTGAAGCAGAACCGCTCGACAATCACGTTTTCGGTGCGCAGGCGGTTCAGCGCGTAGCGCACGGTCCTCGGCGGAAGATAAGACCGCTCGATGATCTCCTTCTGCGTCAGAGGAGTGCCGGTCTCGAGCACTTTGATGACCAGCTTCGCCGACGGCGGGAGACGCTCGATCTTAGGCGATACGGAGATTTCTGAGTTACTGCCAGTGATGGCAAAAACGATCCCTCATGGTATGTTTCACCACACCTAAATAGACTTAACAATAGTTAAGTCTTTCGATGGAGGCAAATTTCTGGGCGTAGCATGCGGTTATAGGCAAAACGCCCCCGGGTAATGCCTGCTCGTAAAAGCAGATAAAAAAGTGAGAGGCGGGTGCCTGGTCAACAATAGGGCAGTGCCTGCCGCCGACCATAGTACACGACAACAGATCCGGCTGCATATACGCTACCAGCGATCATTTTGCAGCCAGCCCCCCTCGGAGGAAGCGGCGCAGCTCGTTCTCATCGTATGGAAGCGGGGGAGTGCTCCAGGGCATGTACCCGGCTGCCAGCGTGGCCTGGACCGTGCGACGTTTTCCCGGCAGGAGGCTCCCGGAGAGTTCAGCGGCTGTACCCGGGGTGGCAAAAGCCATCCCTTCTCTGGTTTTGAAGTTCGGAATTCATCACTTACCTGATGGACTGTCAGGAATATCAAGCTGAGGATTCAGGCCAAATATGGCATGATCTATGGTTTCCACGCTGAGCGAGTAAAGATTGCCGCAATATTCACAAATAAATAGCTGGCTGGCAAAGCCTCTGGTGAGCTGACAGCCGCATATGACCAGAGACATATTCTATAGAGAATCAGGCAGCTACAGGTTTGCCGTGGACAAGGCAGGCATAGGCAGCGTCCGCGTGCTCAAGAGAGTCAACTTCAAGACATTTATCAGGAGAGTGACAGAGCATGGAATCCAGCGTCAGGAAGAAAGCTGAGCTGATCGAGACCGGCGGCGTAACCGTCGACTCCTCGTTCGCCCCTTATAAAAGTAAAGCAACTGCGGGCCCCGGAGCAGGGCTGGAATCGATCTTCGTGAACATCGACGGGCACAGGGTAAGGCTGGGCGTCCGCCAGGCCTCGAGGTTCAGCGCTACTATCGACGACGGCATCGTCGTCATTTCCGCGGAGGGCAAAGAGTTCGCCCGGGGACGCCTCGAGCAGCCGATCTGCCACTGTCCGAAACAGGTCTACATCACAGTGAGCGAGCGCTGCGTGTTCGACTGCAAGTTCTGTCCTGTGCCAAAGCTGCAGGGCAAGGTCAAGTCTGACGAGGAAATCCGGCAGATTGTCAGGGACGGGCTGAGGAGCCCCGAGCTCTCGGCGATATCGATCACTTCGGGCGTCTGGAAGACTCCCGCAGAGGAGGCCCGTAAGGTGGCCAGAGTTGTAAGGCTGATCAGGCAGGAGCTCGGTGACAGAGACGTTCCCATCGGAGTCTCCATCTATGCCACGGACGAGTCTTCGGAGCTGCTGAAAGAGGCCGGAGCCGCGGAGGTCAAGTACAACATCGAGACGGTCGACAGGGAGATCTTCGAGAAAGTCTGCCCGGGCCTGTCATTCGACTACATCGTCAAGTCGCTGGAACACGCTGTAGAGGTCTTCGGCCGCAACCACGTTTTCTCCAACATCCTGATCGGCATGGGAGAATCAGACGACACTGTGATAAAGGGCATGGAGATGCTCGCTATCAAGGGCGTCATTCCCATACTCCGAAAGACCAATCCACATCCGCTCCGTGCAGGGGAGATCAAGATAGAGCCGGTGAGCGCTGCCAGACTACTCAAGCTGGCGACGGAACAGCGGCGCATCATCGAGAAGTATGGGCTTGACGCGAAAAAGGCGCTGACTGGCTGCATACCGTGCACAGGCTGCGATATCACGCCCATCCTGGACCTTTAACTATTTTCTGGCGGGCAATCAGCCTGCTGTTCAGGCAACTTTTGCTGTATTTCTCCTTTAGCCTGAGATCTCGACCCTCTGGAGGTTGTCCATCTCGTACTGCACCAGTGCTTTGAAATCGAACTGCTCCCGCTCCATCCTGATCACTTCTTCGAGATGGCCGTGGATGGACGGGTGTTTAGGGACTGCCTTGCAGCCCATCGCTTTTTTTGTGGACAGATCGAACAGGCCTATCCTTCTGGACAGCTCGACGATCTCATCTTTATCCATCCCTATTAGCGGGTGGTTGATGGGGAAGTCGACGCCGTAGATCTCCGCGAGCATATTGTTGGATGTCTGCGAAGCCACCTGGCCGATGGACGAGCCGGTGACGATGCCGTGGGCGCCCTCTTTTTCTGCAATGGCCCGGGCCACTTTGTACATGAGGTGCTTGCAGAACACGCAGGTGTACTTCTGGTTGCCCTTTTCCTGAAACGCCTGCAGGTTAGGGCCGTGGGGCATGACGTACGCTGTCATCCCGTGGCCGGGGCACCACTTGCTGAGCTCCCTGAGGGTGTCCAGGGCCCTGTTCATAGTAGTATCGTCGAAGTATGGAGCGTTGTGGAAGAACACGGGCACTATTTCGCAGCCCCGCTTCATCATGAGCCACGCTGCGACGGGCGAGTCTATGCCACCAGAGACCATTGCCACCATTTTGCCCTGGCTGCCGAGAGGCATGCCCCCGACGCCTTTGACGATCTCGGTGAAGACGTATGAGCCCGAGTCTCTGATCTCCACGTGGATGGCATGGTCGGGGTTTTTTAAGTCCACCTTCGGGTGCCTGTCTTTTACCGCCTCGAACACGGCGTCGCCGCAGGTCCGGCCTATGTCCTGCGAGGTGAAGGGCTGGTTCTTGCCCCCGGAGTGCCTCGGGATGATCGCGAAGGTCTGGTGGTCCTTGATGAGCTCCCTGCCGAAAGCTGCAGCCACGGCTGCGGCATCTCCTATGGCAGGCCGGGCGGAGACTGCGGGGCTGCATGAGACAACTCCGAACACTCTGGCGATGGATTCCGGTGCTTTCGGGTCCCGGGTATGGACGAATATGCGGCCTCGTTCCTTAGAGATGCGGTCGTAGGCTACCTGATCCTGGCCCATCATCGCTTTGAGATTTTTTATCAACAGGTCTTCGTACTTTCTCCTGATCTGGTCGCTCTTGATGGCAATTTCGCCGTAGCGAACAATGACAGTATCAAAATCCAAACTCAATCACCTTGTCAGTACTTCGTTCAGGCTCCCGCTGCGGAAGCCCCGCAGGTCCAGGGTCACGTATACAAAGCCCTGCCTGCCAATGTGATCCACGATTTTCTCCCGGTGCCCGATCAATCGTTCGATGTCTTCGGGGGGCACCTCGATGCGGGCGACATCCCCGTGGTACCGCACCCGGCACTGCCGGAAGCCCAGCTCCCGCAGCAGCTTTTCAGCCTCGTGGACCCGCTTCAGACGATTCTCAGTGATCGGGGTGCCGTAGGGGAACCGGCTCGCCAGACACGCGCCTGAAGGCCGGTCCCAGGTGGGTAGCCCTGCCTGCTTCGAGAGCTCCCTGATCTCGCTTTTCGAGAGCCCTGCTTCCAGCAGCGGGCTTCTGACACCGAGCTCTCTGCCCGCGGCCATTCCGGGCCGGTAATCGCCGGTATCGTCAGCGTTGGCCCCATCTATGATGCTCTCGATACCCAGTTCCTGCTGTACCTGTTTGAGGGCGGTGTAGCGTACCTGCTTACAGTAGTAGCAGCGGTTTGGAGGATTGGCGGCAAAATCAGGGCTGCCCAGCTCGTCGGCATGGATCAGGACATGCCTGGCGC harbors:
- the larE gene encoding ATP-dependent sacrificial sulfur transferase LarE, with amino-acid sequence MSSTILEAKRIRLQEILRDMGSVLVAFSGGVDSTFLLRCAVDTLGPDQVVAVTATSSTLPPEERGYAVELAGLIGARHVLIHADELGSPDFAANPPNRCYYCKQVRYTALKQVQQELGIESIIDGANADDTGDYRPGMAAGRELGVRSPLLEAGLSKSEIRELSKQAGLPTWDRPSGACLASRFPYGTPITENRLKRVHEAEKLLRELGFRQCRVRYHGDVARIEVPPEDIERLIGHREKIVDHIGRQGFVYVTLDLRGFRSGSLNEVLTR
- the thiI gene encoding tRNA uracil 4-sulfurtransferase ThiI, producing the protein MDFDTVIVRYGEIAIKSDQIRRKYEDLLIKNLKAMMGQDQVAYDRISKERGRIFVHTRDPKAPESIARVFGVVSCSPAVSARPAIGDAAAVAAAFGRELIKDHQTFAIIPRHSGGKNQPFTSQDIGRTCGDAVFEAVKDRHPKVDLKNPDHAIHVEIRDSGSYVFTEIVKGVGGMPLGSQGKMVAMVSGGIDSPVAAWLMMKRGCEIVPVFFHNAPYFDDTTMNRALDTLRELSKWCPGHGMTAYVMPHGPNLQAFQEKGNQKYTCVFCKHLMYKVARAIAEKEGAHGIVTGSSIGQVASQTSNNMLAEIYGVDFPINHPLIGMDKDEIVELSRRIGLFDLSTKKAMGCKAVPKHPSIHGHLEEVIRMEREQFDFKALVQYEMDNLQRVEISG
- a CDS encoding MarR family transcriptional regulator, which produces MVFAITGSNSEISVSPKIERLPPSAKLVIKVLETGTPLTQKEIIERSYLPPRTVRYALNRLRTENVIVERFCFKDARQSLYGLNPGVSGG
- a CDS encoding radical SAM protein translates to MESSVRKKAELIETGGVTVDSSFAPYKSKATAGPGAGLESIFVNIDGHRVRLGVRQASRFSATIDDGIVVISAEGKEFARGRLEQPICHCPKQVYITVSERCVFDCKFCPVPKLQGKVKSDEEIRQIVRDGLRSPELSAISITSGVWKTPAEEARKVARVVRLIRQELGDRDVPIGVSIYATDESSELLKEAGAAEVKYNIETVDREIFEKVCPGLSFDYIVKSLEHAVEVFGRNHVFSNILIGMGESDDTVIKGMEMLAIKGVIPILRKTNPHPLRAGEIKIEPVSAARLLKLATEQRRIIEKYGLDAKKALTGCIPCTGCDITPILDL